Proteins co-encoded in one Christiangramia fulva genomic window:
- a CDS encoding OmpA family protein, producing the protein MRFTLQNLKFYGLYFCIFFYGISFRAQTKYEVIPAGSYALNLGLTPQTKSNALKPYGFIYRVLRDFPVEIKWVINPEKEKDGIDFSLGEEDFRSGSFIIPVSYISEDLKEFIGNWEAKGIVGSFLKEDKKLPVFTELSVDPKWTLDKQNGSIALNFFKAALIPSSAYGGNDASNWKNPWELDICDDIFVMPHAEPKFETHKNLYIWNTKYKGAIWAGCHAASQMENLYGYVEIGNSSKLIQLNFLSAGAAGARTTGLIPFHEHRYATPPYEHRLPADPVSQYIGVSDKAMLNGSERIFYPKKANAWRENVKEIVIDPTAPDVPSLSYGPGCVLLYGHGFGNPSNGLVMYQASHDISGDGPANIAAIRAFLNWSFYATEIKRRENIIRFQNELGDKIFAARVGDDLGKMLNLDPILFDLDKAEIKPKAGRELEQIADYMLEYPELLIDIRSHTDSRADDAYNINLSNERVKATKEFLISRGIDRARISGRGYGETELVNDCRNGVPCSEAQHEQNRRSEFILSINCDLYTGKLKL; encoded by the coding sequence ATGCGTTTTACCCTTCAGAACCTGAAATTTTACGGATTATATTTCTGTATATTTTTTTATGGGATTTCTTTTAGAGCCCAGACAAAATACGAGGTCATCCCGGCGGGTTCTTATGCGCTGAATTTGGGTTTAACCCCCCAGACTAAATCGAATGCACTCAAGCCTTATGGGTTTATTTACAGGGTTCTCAGGGATTTTCCGGTAGAAATAAAATGGGTGATCAATCCTGAAAAAGAAAAAGATGGGATTGATTTTAGCCTTGGTGAGGAAGATTTCCGTTCCGGATCCTTCATTATTCCTGTTTCTTATATTTCTGAAGATTTAAAGGAATTTATTGGCAACTGGGAAGCAAAAGGAATCGTTGGTTCCTTTTTGAAAGAAGATAAAAAATTGCCCGTTTTTACTGAATTATCGGTAGATCCGAAGTGGACGCTTGATAAACAGAATGGCAGTATCGCTTTGAACTTTTTTAAAGCTGCATTGATACCCTCATCGGCTTATGGAGGGAATGACGCTTCTAACTGGAAAAATCCATGGGAACTGGACATTTGCGATGATATTTTTGTGATGCCTCATGCCGAGCCTAAATTTGAGACTCATAAAAACCTCTATATCTGGAATACGAAATATAAAGGCGCGATCTGGGCGGGCTGCCACGCTGCAAGTCAGATGGAAAATCTATATGGATATGTTGAGATCGGTAATTCATCAAAACTGATTCAGCTAAACTTCCTTTCAGCGGGTGCTGCGGGAGCACGAACCACAGGCTTGATTCCTTTTCATGAACACCGTTATGCCACCCCTCCATACGAGCATAGGCTGCCGGCCGATCCTGTTTCGCAATATATTGGGGTTTCAGATAAAGCCATGCTGAATGGTTCAGAAAGAATATTTTATCCCAAGAAAGCCAACGCCTGGCGGGAAAATGTAAAAGAGATCGTTATTGATCCCACTGCGCCTGATGTTCCTTCGCTTTCTTATGGTCCCGGCTGTGTTTTGCTTTATGGTCATGGTTTTGGTAATCCCTCGAACGGGCTTGTTATGTACCAGGCTTCGCATGATATTTCGGGTGACGGTCCGGCCAATATCGCGGCTATCAGGGCATTTTTAAACTGGAGTTTTTACGCAACTGAAATTAAGCGCAGGGAAAATATCATCCGATTTCAGAATGAACTTGGCGATAAGATCTTTGCGGCAAGAGTAGGAGATGACCTGGGAAAAATGCTCAATCTGGACCCTATTCTTTTTGATCTGGATAAAGCTGAAATTAAGCCGAAAGCAGGCCGGGAACTGGAACAAATTGCCGATTATATGCTTGAATACCCTGAATTGCTTATCGATATTCGCTCACATACCGATAGCCGGGCCGATGATGCCTATAATATTAACCTTTCTAATGAAAGAGTGAAAGCAACCAAAGAATTTCTTATTAGCCGGGGAATTGATCGCGCGAGAATATCGGGTAGAGGTTATGGAGAAACTGAACTTGTAAATGACTGTAGAAACGGGGTTCCCTGTTCTGAAGCACAGCATGAACAGAACCGTCGTTCAGAATTCATATTATCCATAAACTGCGATCTTTATACAGGAAAACTTAAACTTTAG
- a CDS encoding 6-pyruvoyl trahydropterin synthase family protein, producing MKITVHRKAHFNAAHRLFRKDWDDKRNLEIFGKCSNPNYHGHNYELTVSVTGEPDPETGFVMDLKILKELIYEEVEEAFDHKNLNIEVPEFKDLNPTAENIAVVIWNKLRQRIQKKHDLEVTLYETPRNFVSYKGE from the coding sequence ATGAAAATAACAGTTCATAGAAAAGCTCATTTTAATGCGGCACACCGCCTTTTTCGAAAAGACTGGGATGATAAGCGCAACCTGGAGATCTTCGGGAAGTGCAGCAATCCCAATTATCATGGGCATAATTATGAACTCACTGTTTCTGTTACCGGGGAACCAGATCCCGAAACCGGTTTTGTAATGGACCTTAAAATTTTAAAGGAACTTATTTACGAGGAAGTTGAAGAGGCTTTTGATCACAAGAATCTTAATATTGAGGTTCCTGAGTTTAAAGATCTTAATCCTACTGCCGAGAATATTGCGGTGGTTATCTGGAATAAACTTCGTCAAAGGATCCAGAAGAAACATGATCTGGAAGTAACCCTGTATGAAACACCTCGCAATTTTGTGAGTTATAAAGGAGAATAA
- a CDS encoding alanine/glycine:cation symporter family protein: MHQIDQFIADFASFVWGIPLVILLIGGGLFLLIYSRFIPYRYLGHSIEVLRGKYNNPDDPGDINHFQALSTALSSTVGMGNIAGVAVAIAVGGPGAIFWLWISAVVGMATKFFTNTLAVMYRGRDTEGKIQGGVMYFIVEGLGRKWKPLATFFAIAGLVGALPVFNVNQLTQAINYILLKPNNIETGFTSSLIIGIFLTIITTVVIIGGLDRISKTVSRLVPAMVLLYFASVLIILFVNSDVVLHYFGLIFIDAFAANNYKGDPLLGGMLGGLILLGIRRGAFSNEAGIGTATMAHGASKTTEPVREGLIAMLGPAIDTLVVCTLTAMAILVTGVWQSTDVNGVSLTAAAFDQAIPYVGNYLLLLCILAFSISSLFSYSYYGTKCLSFLIGAENKKYYNYVYILSILLGATTTLSFILNLIDGFFALMAIPTMISTLIMAPRVMKAAKIYFKKYT, translated from the coding sequence ATGCACCAAATAGACCAGTTTATTGCTGATTTCGCCTCTTTTGTCTGGGGTATTCCTTTAGTTATTCTTTTGATCGGCGGCGGACTTTTCCTGCTGATCTATTCAAGATTCATTCCTTATCGGTATTTAGGTCATTCCATAGAAGTTCTCAGGGGAAAATATAATAATCCGGATGATCCCGGAGATATCAACCATTTCCAGGCACTTTCCACGGCCCTCTCCTCTACGGTGGGAATGGGAAATATTGCCGGTGTGGCAGTTGCCATTGCAGTTGGTGGTCCCGGCGCGATCTTTTGGCTTTGGATAAGTGCTGTCGTGGGAATGGCTACGAAATTTTTCACAAATACGCTTGCAGTAATGTATCGGGGCAGGGATACCGAAGGTAAAATCCAGGGTGGTGTGATGTATTTTATCGTGGAAGGATTAGGTCGAAAATGGAAACCCCTGGCCACTTTTTTTGCGATCGCAGGCCTTGTAGGTGCTTTACCGGTTTTTAATGTGAACCAGCTTACTCAGGCGATCAACTATATTCTTTTAAAGCCTAATAATATTGAAACCGGCTTTACTTCCAGCCTGATAATCGGCATTTTCCTCACCATTATTACCACTGTTGTGATCATTGGCGGACTCGATCGGATAAGTAAAACCGTTTCCAGGCTGGTTCCGGCCATGGTCCTGCTCTATTTTGCGTCGGTGCTAATAATTCTTTTTGTAAATTCTGATGTTGTATTGCATTATTTCGGCCTCATATTTATTGACGCGTTTGCGGCGAATAATTATAAAGGTGATCCGCTTTTAGGCGGAATGCTTGGCGGATTGATCTTACTGGGAATTAGACGCGGCGCTTTTTCAAATGAAGCCGGTATAGGAACTGCTACTATGGCTCACGGAGCGAGCAAAACCACTGAACCAGTAAGGGAAGGATTGATTGCCATGCTTGGGCCTGCAATAGATACCCTCGTGGTCTGTACGTTAACTGCAATGGCTATTCTGGTTACAGGGGTTTGGCAAAGTACCGATGTAAACGGCGTAAGCCTTACTGCGGCAGCTTTCGATCAGGCTATTCCCTATGTTGGCAATTATTTGTTGCTGTTGTGCATCCTTGCATTTAGTATTTCCTCGCTTTTCTCCTATTCGTATTACGGTACAAAATGTCTTTCATTCCTCATTGGTGCCGAAAACAAGAAGTATTACAACTATGTTTATATTCTCAGTATCCTTCTGGGGGCAACCACTACCCTGAGTTTTATTCTGAACCTTATAGACGGTTTTTTTGCTTTAATGGCTATTCCAACCATGATCTCAACACTTATCATGGCACCGCGCGTGATGAAAGCAGCGAAAATCTATTTTAAAAAGTACACTTAA
- a CDS encoding dipeptide epimerase, with product MKLELKKYVLQLKHTFTISRESHDTQDTLIACLNLNDETGYGEATSNPYYKITVESMKSEIEEIRDEIENFDFETPAKFHVFLVSKGLSNFSICALDLAAHDLYGKLQGKPLYKIWNTDNSKYPVSNFTIGLDSIEKMVAKMKEQPWPIYKIKLGTDHDLEIVKELRKHTNSKFRVDANCGWTADQAIKNSKILKELGVEFIEQPLTADDFKGLKKLQENSALPIIADESCIVEEDVDKCVGYFDGINIKLTKCGGLTPALRMIKNAKSQGLKVMVGCMTESSVGISAIAQLLPQLDYVDMDGALLLKNDIATGVNILEDGKVIFPEENGSGVRLTE from the coding sequence ATGAAACTGGAGCTTAAAAAATACGTACTTCAATTAAAGCATACTTTTACCATTTCGCGGGAGTCGCATGACACCCAGGATACCCTCATCGCCTGTTTGAACCTTAATGATGAAACCGGGTACGGGGAGGCGACATCCAATCCTTATTATAAGATCACGGTTGAAAGTATGAAATCTGAAATTGAAGAAATTCGTGATGAAATTGAAAACTTCGATTTCGAAACGCCGGCAAAATTTCATGTTTTTCTGGTCTCTAAAGGACTTTCAAATTTCAGTATTTGCGCTTTAGACCTTGCGGCTCATGATCTGTACGGAAAGCTCCAGGGAAAACCACTTTATAAGATCTGGAATACCGATAATTCGAAATATCCGGTCAGTAATTTCACAATTGGCCTTGACAGTATTGAGAAAATGGTGGCGAAGATGAAGGAACAGCCGTGGCCTATTTATAAGATCAAATTGGGCACTGATCATGACCTGGAGATCGTGAAGGAACTTCGGAAACACACCAATTCTAAATTTCGTGTGGATGCAAATTGTGGCTGGACTGCCGATCAGGCCATTAAAAATTCCAAAATACTGAAAGAGCTTGGGGTGGAATTTATCGAGCAGCCTTTAACTGCCGATGATTTTAAGGGTCTGAAAAAGCTTCAGGAGAATTCTGCACTGCCGATCATTGCTGATGAAAGCTGTATTGTAGAGGAAGATGTTGATAAATGTGTGGGTTATTTTGATGGGATCAACATTAAACTCACCAAGTGCGGCGGATTAACACCTGCCTTGCGAATGATCAAAAATGCAAAAAGTCAGGGGCTTAAAGTGATGGTGGGTTGTATGACCGAAAGCAGCGTTGGGATTTCGGCGATTGCGCAATTACTTCCACAACTGGATTATGTAGATATGGATGGTGCCCTGCTTCTGAAAAATGATATCGCGACCGGTGTGAATATTCTTGAAGATGGAAAGGTCATTTTTCCTGAAGAGAACGGAAGCGGAGTGAGACTTACCGAATGA
- a CDS encoding peroxiredoxin: MKKGDQVPNISLKDQNGNDFSFEELKGKAFVVYFYPKDFTPGCTKEACNFRDSYEDFKELGAEVIGISADSEDSHSSFADKYELPYILLSDEDKKAREAFGVQPNLLGLLPGRETFIFDKEGKLLHKFNSMNASRHMPEALTVLRKNLN; the protein is encoded by the coding sequence TTGAAAAAAGGAGACCAGGTACCAAATATCAGTCTAAAAGATCAGAACGGAAATGATTTTAGTTTTGAAGAGCTGAAAGGGAAAGCTTTCGTGGTTTATTTTTATCCAAAGGATTTTACCCCGGGATGCACAAAGGAAGCCTGTAATTTCAGGGATAGTTATGAAGATTTTAAAGAATTGGGAGCTGAAGTTATAGGAATAAGCGCCGATTCTGAGGATTCACATTCCAGTTTTGCCGATAAATATGAGTTGCCTTATATCCTCCTTTCCGATGAAGATAAAAAGGCCCGTGAAGCTTTCGGTGTTCAACCAAACCTCCTCGGACTCCTTCCCGGAAGGGAAACTTTCATTTTTGATAAGGAAGGTAAATTACTCCATAAGTTCAACAGCATGAATGCTTCAAGGCATATGCCCGAAGCCCTAACAGTTTTACGCAAAAATTTGAATTAA
- a CDS encoding peptide chain release factor 3, which produces MKQYQKEINKRRTFGIVSHPDAGKTTLTEKLLLFGGAIQEAGAVKSNKIKKGATSDFMEIERQRGISVATSVLAFEYEGIKINILDTPGHKDFAEDTFRTLTAVDSVIVVIDVAKGVEEQTEKLVEVCRMRNIPMIVFINKLDREGKDAFELLDEIEQKLNLTVTPLSFPIGMGYDFKGIYNIWEKNVNLFTGDPRKDIEETIEIDDLSTSELDELIGSKAADTLREELELAQGVYPEFDRKAYLEGRLQPVFFGSALNNFGVRELLDCFITIAPPPRPKESDTRIVKPDEKDFTGFVFKIHANMDPKHRDRLAFVKIVSGKFERNKNYLHVRQGKNMKFSSPNAFFAEKKEVVDVSWPGDIVGLHDTGNFKIGDTLTEGEQLMYKGIPSFSPEHFRYINNADPMKSKQLEKGIDQLMDEGVAQLFTLDLNGRKIIGTVGALQFEVIQYRLEHEYGAKCTYENLNVFKATWVEPEDPKNEEFADFKRVKAKFLAKDKSGQMVFLADSQFSLQMTQQKYPSIKFHFTSEF; this is translated from the coding sequence ATGAAGCAGTATCAGAAAGAGATCAATAAACGTCGAACTTTTGGGATCGTTTCCCACCCGGATGCCGGTAAAACCACGCTTACCGAGAAATTGCTTTTATTCGGTGGTGCGATCCAGGAAGCGGGAGCGGTGAAATCGAATAAAATCAAAAAAGGTGCTACCAGTGACTTTATGGAGATCGAGCGCCAGAGAGGAATTTCGGTCGCAACCTCAGTGCTTGCTTTTGAATACGAAGGAATCAAGATCAATATTCTCGATACTCCCGGTCACAAGGATTTTGCCGAAGATACCTTCCGAACACTTACCGCTGTTGATAGTGTGATAGTGGTGATCGATGTCGCCAAAGGGGTTGAGGAACAAACGGAAAAACTCGTGGAGGTTTGCCGAATGCGCAATATCCCGATGATCGTGTTTATCAACAAACTGGACCGGGAAGGAAAGGATGCCTTTGAATTGCTGGATGAAATTGAACAAAAACTGAATCTTACCGTTACTCCCCTGAGTTTTCCTATCGGAATGGGATACGATTTTAAAGGGATTTACAATATTTGGGAAAAGAATGTGAACTTATTCACTGGCGATCCTCGAAAAGATATCGAAGAAACCATCGAAATAGATGACCTCTCAACTTCTGAACTCGATGAATTAATAGGAAGTAAAGCTGCTGATACGCTTAGGGAAGAGCTGGAACTTGCCCAGGGTGTTTATCCCGAATTTGATCGCAAAGCCTATCTTGAAGGAAGGCTTCAGCCGGTATTTTTTGGTTCGGCCCTGAATAATTTTGGCGTAAGAGAACTTCTTGATTGCTTTATCACTATTGCTCCGCCTCCGAGACCTAAGGAAAGCGATACCAGAATTGTAAAACCTGATGAAAAAGATTTTACAGGTTTCGTTTTTAAGATCCATGCGAATATGGATCCCAAGCACCGCGACCGACTCGCTTTTGTCAAGATCGTTTCAGGAAAATTTGAAAGAAATAAGAATTATCTGCATGTCCGCCAGGGAAAAAACATGAAATTCTCATCACCTAATGCTTTTTTCGCTGAAAAAAAGGAAGTGGTTGATGTTTCCTGGCCGGGAGATATCGTGGGACTTCACGATACCGGAAATTTTAAGATCGGCGATACACTAACCGAAGGCGAACAGTTAATGTATAAGGGAATCCCGAGTTTTTCACCGGAGCATTTTCGTTATATCAATAATGCCGATCCCATGAAATCGAAACAGCTGGAAAAAGGAATTGACCAGCTGATGGATGAAGGCGTGGCGCAGCTTTTCACCCTTGATCTAAACGGAAGGAAAATTATTGGAACCGTTGGAGCCCTTCAGTTTGAAGTTATTCAATATCGCCTGGAACACGAATACGGAGCCAAATGTACTTACGAAAATTTGAATGTTTTTAAGGCTACCTGGGTGGAACCTGAAGATCCTAAAAATGAAGAATTTGCTGATTTTAAGAGGGTAAAAGCAAAATTTCTTGCAAAAGATAAATCAGGACAGATGGTGTTTTTAGCCGATTCACAGTTCAGTTTGCAAATGACGCAGCAAAAATACCCGTCAATTAAATTCCATTTTACATCGGAATTTTAA
- a CDS encoding DinB family protein, producing MKEFLKELFEYSHHFNIILINKFNDGDLEHVISERSENLMSHILNAQKIWNSRIRGDEIKTDVWKKHGKKELEALENRNYENSMEILKNDDLERVVVYQNSKGVSYKNRVRDILFHIINHSTYHRGQLATDFRNDGIDPVVSDYIFYKR from the coding sequence ATGAAGGAATTTTTAAAGGAACTATTCGAATACTCTCATCATTTTAATATCATTCTGATTAATAAATTCAATGATGGCGATCTGGAACATGTGATTTCCGAGAGATCGGAAAATCTGATGTCTCATATTCTGAATGCCCAGAAAATCTGGAATTCCAGGATACGTGGCGATGAAATTAAAACAGATGTTTGGAAGAAACATGGAAAAAAGGAACTTGAAGCTCTCGAAAATCGAAATTATGAGAATTCAATGGAAATTCTGAAAAATGACGATCTTGAAAGAGTGGTGGTCTATCAAAACAGCAAAGGCGTGAGTTATAAGAACAGGGTTCGGGATATTCTTTTTCATATAATAAACCATTCTACCTACCACCGGGGGCAGCTGGCAACCGATTTCAGGAATGATGGAATCGATCCCGTGGTTTCAGATTATATTTTTTACAAACGCTGA
- a CDS encoding aminotransferase class I/II-fold pyridoxal phosphate-dependent enzyme, whose product MTFYLDQAAGRIINTDKGEFLYFGGTSYLGLQYDPEFQETLIENIKKYGTNFGASRKANIRLSVFEEFEDFIAGKTNCEDAICVSSGFLAGRMLLHYFSSKNYQQFCAPNTHPALIGRESRLFDKYSALEQEITAENTSEKETVLFLDSIDFDGNNFPDFEWLEKINLENTILVIDDSHGFGLIGEDGFGLNYYLKKLKPKELIICGSLGKALATPCGIISGSKKRINDLRNLGFYGGGSPPSPAALQTLLDSEILVKDRIRKVRKHIENFNSLTSAEFEAVRLPVHPVFTYENEKLTDHLFSENIITTNFHYPLPESPLLSKIVLSGGHTSEDIQKLIQSINKFYSK is encoded by the coding sequence ATGACATTTTATTTAGACCAGGCCGCCGGAAGAATCATTAATACAGATAAGGGTGAATTCCTATATTTTGGAGGTACCTCTTATCTCGGACTGCAGTATGATCCTGAATTTCAGGAGACATTAATTGAAAATATAAAAAAGTACGGTACTAACTTCGGAGCTTCCCGTAAGGCCAATATCAGGCTTTCGGTTTTTGAAGAATTTGAAGATTTTATAGCCGGAAAAACCAATTGTGAAGATGCGATATGTGTTTCTTCCGGATTTCTGGCGGGCCGGATGCTTTTGCATTATTTCAGCAGCAAGAATTATCAGCAATTCTGCGCGCCTAATACGCATCCTGCTCTTATAGGAAGGGAAAGCCGTCTTTTTGATAAATATTCGGCCCTTGAACAGGAAATCACTGCTGAAAATACTTCTGAAAAAGAAACTGTTTTATTTCTTGACAGCATCGATTTTGATGGAAATAATTTCCCCGATTTTGAATGGCTTGAAAAAATAAACCTGGAAAACACTATTTTGGTCATTGACGATTCCCATGGCTTTGGACTAATCGGTGAAGATGGTTTTGGACTGAATTATTATTTAAAAAAATTAAAGCCGAAAGAATTGATCATTTGCGGATCTCTTGGCAAAGCGCTGGCCACTCCCTGTGGAATTATTTCTGGATCTAAAAAAAGAATAAACGATCTGCGGAATCTTGGATTTTATGGTGGTGGAAGTCCGCCTTCCCCCGCGGCTTTACAAACTTTACTCGATTCGGAAATTCTTGTAAAGGATCGAATTCGGAAGGTCAGAAAGCATATTGAAAATTTTAATTCATTGACTTCTGCAGAATTTGAAGCCGTACGTTTACCTGTTCATCCAGTATTTACCTATGAGAACGAAAAGCTCACCGATCACCTGTTTTCAGAAAATATCATCACCACAAATTTCCATTATCCATTACCCGAATCACCATTACTGAGCAAAATCGTTCTGTCTGGTGGACATACTTCAGAAGATATTCAGAAACTCATCCAGAGTATCAACAAATTTTATTCAAAGTAG
- a CDS encoding DUF3467 domain-containing protein produces MSEEKKNKGQKINIELDESVAEGTYSNLAIINHSVSEFVVDFVNIMPGRPKSKVRSRIILTPQHAKRLLKALGDNISKFEQAHGEIRDYEKAPIPLNFGPTGQA; encoded by the coding sequence ATGAGCGAAGAGAAAAAAAATAAAGGTCAGAAAATCAATATAGAGCTGGACGAATCGGTTGCTGAAGGAACCTATTCCAATCTTGCAATTATCAACCATTCTGTTTCAGAATTTGTGGTTGACTTTGTAAATATCATGCCCGGGCGGCCCAAGAGCAAGGTTCGTTCAAGAATTATTCTTACTCCGCAGCACGCCAAACGACTTTTAAAAGCCCTGGGGGATAATATCAGTAAATTCGAGCAGGCTCATGGAGAAATTCGCGATTACGAAAAAGCTCCGATCCCTTTAAATTTCGGCCCTACAGGTCAGGCTTAA
- the mqo gene encoding malate dehydrogenase (quinone), which produces MKINKEYDLICAGGGIMSATLALMLKIIDPDKKIIIFERLEKVSQESTKAWNNAGTGHSAFCELNYTPLQDDGSVDISKAINVFQQFERSKQFWSFLVNQGLIKDPHSFIHSVPHHAWVRGKDNSEFLKKRYEAMSSHFMFETMKYAEDHDTLRKWFPLIMRDRSDDEVMAATRMELGTSVDFGALTEQYFNILEEEFDVLVMRKHEVKDIDPDGPEDWSAIVENLETKEKFYYDSQHIFIGAGGGALPLLQKVEIEEKEGYGGFPVSGQWLFCKNRNIVEQHDAKVYSKAGVDAPPMSVPHLDARYIDGKKELLFGPFAGFSTKFLKEGSKMDLPKSIRFDNIPSMWGVFWHNLPLTKYLIEQVQMDHEDRMNDLQEFVKNAKPEDWELKIAGQRVQIIKRDQEQGGILEFGTDVVHSKDGKITALLGASPGASTAVHIMLNVLKIAFPEKMETPAYQRKLDQMIPFWNKDVRDDESGFKKVQAKCSEALKLEARH; this is translated from the coding sequence ATGAAAATCAATAAGGAATATGACCTTATCTGCGCGGGCGGGGGAATTATGAGCGCAACTCTTGCTTTAATGCTTAAAATCATTGATCCCGATAAAAAGATCATCATTTTTGAAAGGCTGGAAAAGGTTTCCCAGGAAAGCACAAAAGCCTGGAACAATGCCGGCACGGGACATTCGGCTTTTTGTGAATTAAATTATACTCCCCTGCAGGATGATGGTTCTGTAGATATTTCAAAAGCAATTAATGTATTCCAGCAATTTGAGCGCTCGAAACAATTCTGGTCATTTCTTGTAAATCAGGGCTTAATTAAAGATCCCCATTCTTTTATCCATTCCGTTCCTCACCATGCCTGGGTGCGGGGAAAAGATAACTCTGAGTTTCTCAAAAAACGATATGAAGCCATGAGCTCTCATTTTATGTTTGAGACTATGAAGTATGCTGAAGATCATGATACGCTTCGCAAATGGTTTCCGCTTATCATGAGAGACCGCAGCGATGACGAAGTAATGGCGGCTACGCGAATGGAACTGGGAACAAGCGTGGATTTCGGTGCTCTTACTGAACAATATTTCAATATCCTTGAAGAGGAGTTTGACGTGCTCGTGATGAGAAAACATGAAGTGAAAGATATTGATCCAGATGGGCCCGAAGACTGGTCGGCGATTGTAGAAAATCTGGAAACCAAAGAGAAATTCTATTATGACTCACAACATATTTTCATTGGAGCCGGTGGTGGTGCGCTACCACTTCTTCAAAAAGTGGAAATCGAAGAAAAAGAAGGTTACGGCGGATTTCCGGTTAGCGGGCAATGGCTTTTTTGTAAGAATAGAAATATTGTGGAGCAACATGATGCAAAAGTGTACAGCAAGGCCGGAGTTGATGCTCCGCCAATGAGTGTGCCTCATTTAGATGCCAGGTATATTGATGGAAAAAAGGAGCTGTTATTCGGCCCTTTTGCAGGTTTCAGTACAAAATTCTTAAAAGAAGGCTCAAAAATGGATCTTCCAAAATCGATACGTTTCGATAATATTCCTTCCATGTGGGGAGTTTTCTGGCACAACCTCCCGCTTACCAAATATTTAATAGAACAGGTTCAAATGGATCATGAAGACCGGATGAACGATCTTCAGGAATTTGTAAAGAACGCCAAACCTGAAGACTGGGAACTTAAAATCGCCGGCCAACGGGTACAAATAATCAAACGTGATCAAGAACAGGGTGGAATTCTTGAGTTTGGTACTGATGTGGTACATAGCAAAGACGGAAAAATAACCGCTTTACTCGGAGCTTCACCGGGGGCTTCAACCGCGGTACATATAATGCTTAATGTCCTTAAGATAGCTTTTCCGGAAAAAATGGAAACGCCCGCTTATCAAAGAAAACTAGACCAGATGATCCCTTTCTGGAATAAAGATGTACGTGATGATGAGAGCGGTTTTAAAAAAGTACAGGCGAAATGTTCAGAAGCATTAAAACTCGAAGCGAGGCATTAA
- the idi gene encoding isopentenyl-diphosphate Delta-isomerase has translation MATEKVILVNENDEQIGLMEKIEAHEKALLHRAFSVFVFNEKKELMIQQRAFSKYHSPGLWTNTCCSHQREGESNIEAGKRRLQEEMGFTCDLKDTISFIYEAPFDNGLTEHEFDHILIGHFEGEPDLNPDEVAAWKWMSLEDLKEDMVKNPDIYTEWFKIIFEKYYSHIHH, from the coding sequence ATGGCTACAGAAAAAGTAATACTGGTAAATGAAAATGACGAGCAGATTGGCCTGATGGAGAAGATCGAGGCTCATGAAAAAGCCTTGCTGCATCGTGCGTTTTCGGTGTTTGTATTTAACGAAAAGAAGGAGCTTATGATACAGCAACGGGCTTTTTCAAAATATCATTCGCCCGGATTATGGACCAACACCTGTTGCAGTCATCAGCGCGAGGGGGAATCGAATATAGAGGCCGGAAAGCGTCGCCTTCAGGAAGAAATGGGTTTTACCTGCGACCTGAAAGATACGATTTCGTTTATTTATGAAGCACCCTTCGATAATGGCCTTACCGAACATGAATTTGATCATATTCTGATCGGTCATTTTGAAGGCGAACCTGATCTTAATCCCGATGAGGTCGCTGCCTGGAAATGGATGTCGCTGGAAGACCTGAAAGAAGATATGGTAAAAAATCCCGATATTTATACTGAATGGTTTAAGATCATTTTTGAAAAATACTATTCTCATATCCATCATTAA